A region of Salmo salar chromosome ssa17, Ssal_v3.1, whole genome shotgun sequence DNA encodes the following proteins:
- the appa gene encoding amyloid beta (A4) precursor protein a isoform X3 has product MGDRMALMLLVVATTALAVEVPTDGGMGLLAEPQVAMFCGKLNMHVDVQSGKWESDPSGTKSCIGTKEGILQYCQEVYPELQITNVVEANQPVSVQNWCKKGRKQCRSHLHIVVPYRCLVGEFVSDALLVPDKCKFLHQERMDMCESHLHWHTVAKESCGDRTLNLHDYGMLLPCGIDRFRGVEFVCCPSDRETDSTEQDEDDSDVWWGGAETDYTDNSMARGAAEPARFTPQQQQEEEETAPAMVEEDDEEEEEGQEVLDNDQDGDGDEDDEEEEDDDDDVIDERDDSEPTTNIAMTTTTTTTTTESVEEVVREVCWANAETGPCRAMLARWYFDREEGRCAQFIYGGCGGNRNNFESEEYCLSVCSNVMPTAAPSPPDAVDRYLETPGDDNEHGHFAKAKESLEAKHRERMSQVMREWEEAEREAKSLPRADKKAVIQRFQEKVEALEQEAASERQQLVETHMARVEALLNDRRRLALESYLTSLQAQPPRPRHVFSLLKKYVRAEQKDRQHTLKHFEHVRMVDPKKAAQIRPQVLTHLRVIDERMNQSLGLLYKVPGVADDIQDQVELLQKEQADMAQQLSNLQSDVRVSYGNDALMPDSLPDSTRASLDLLPQEEDLGMGLDGLGFIHPESFNQVNTVEPVDARPIPDRDFPTRPVSGLKPEEIPELRMEAEERHGTGFEVHHQKLVFFAEDVGSNKGAIIGLMVGGVVIATVIVITLVMLRKKQYTSIHHGVIEVDAAVTPEERHLSKMQQNGYENPTYKFFEQMQN; this is encoded by the exons gTGCCGACAGATGGTGGGATGGGCCTGCTGGCGGAGCCCCAGGTGGCCATGTTCTGTGGGAAGCTCAACATGCATGTGGATGTCCAGAGCGGCAAATGGGAGTCTGACCCCTCCGGCACCAAGAGCTGTATCGGCACCAAGGAGGGCATCCTGCAGTACTGTCAGGAG GTATACCCTGAGCTGCAGATCACCAACGTGGTGGaggccaaccagccagtcagcgtCCAGAACTGGTGCAAGAAGGGCCGCAAGCAGTGCCGCAGTCACCTGCACATCGTGGTGCCCTACCGATGCCTAG TGGGGGAGTTTGTCAGTGATGCCCTGCTGGTTCCTGATAAGTGCAAGTTCCTGCACCAGGAGCGCATGGACATGTGTGAGAGCCACCTGCACTGGCACACTGTGGCCAAAGAG TCCTGTGGAGACCGCACTTTGAATCTCCACGACTACGGGATGCTGTTGCCGTGCGGCATCGACCGTTTCCGGGGGGTGGAGTTTGTGTGCTGTCCGTCAGACAGGGAGACCGACAGCACTGAGCAGGACGAGGACGACTCGGATGTGTGGTGGGGAGGAGCCGAGACTGACTACACTGACAACAG TATGGCAAGGGGGGCAGCAGAGCCAGCTAGATTCACACCCCAGCagcaacaggaggaggaggagacagcccCTGCCATGGTAGAGGAagatgatgaggaagaggaggaaggccaGGAGGTGCTGGACAACgaccaggatggagacggggacGAGgacgatgaggaggaggaggatgatgacgaTGACGTCATTGACGAGCGCGATGATAGCGAGCCCACCACCAACATCGCCatgactaccaccaccactactactaccaccgagTCTGTGGAGGAAGTGGTCAGAG AGGTATGTTGGGCGAATGCGGAGACGGGCCCATGCCGTGCCATGCTTGCACGCTGGTACTTTGACCGTGAGGAGGGCCGCTGTGCCCAGTTCATCTATGGCGGCTGTGGGGGCAACCGCAATAACTTTGAGTCGGAGGAGTACTGCCTGTCTGTATGCAGCAACGTCA TGCCCACCGCTGCCCCCAGCCCTCCCGACGCCGTGGACCGTTATCTGGAGACGCCCGGGGATGACAACGAACACGGCCACTTTGCCAAGGCCAAGGAGAGTCTGGAGGCCAAACACCGCGAGAGGATGTCCCAG GTGATGAGGGAgtgggaggaggcagagagggaggccaAGAGTCTACCTCGTGCTGATAAGAAGGCTGTCATCcag CGTTTCCAGGAGAAGGTGGAGGCCCTGGAGCAGGAGGCAGCCAGTGAGAGGCAGCAGCTGGTTGAGACTCACATGGCCCGGGTTGAGGCCCTGCTCAATGACCGCCGTCGCCTGGCCCTGGAGAGCTACCTGACCTCCCTGCAGGCCCAACCACCCAGG cCTCGTCATGTGTTCAGCCTATTGAAGAAGTACGTCCGTGCAGAGCAGAAGGACAGACAGCACACCCTTAAACACTTTGAGCACGTCCGCATGGTCGACCCCAAGAAGGCCGCACAGATCCGACCCCAG GTACTGACCCACCTGCGTGTGATTGATGAGAGGATGAACCAGTCCCTGGGTCTGCTCTACAAGGTGCCCGGAGTGGCCGACGATATCCAGGACCAAGTTg AGTTGCTGCAGAAGGAGCAGGCAGATATGGCCCAGCAGCTGTCCAACCTGCAGAGTGATGTGCGGGTGAGCTACGGAAATGATGCCCTGATGCCTGACAGTCTGCCTGACAGCACCAGGGCCTCCCTGGACCTGCTGCCCCAGGAAGAAGACCTGGGCATGGGCCTGGACGGACTGGGCTTTATCCACCCCGAGAGCTTCAACCAGGTCAACACAG ttgAGCCTGTGGATGCCCGCCCTATTCCTGATAGAGATTTTCCAACACGACCAGTGTCTGGTCTGAAGCCAGAGGAGATCCCTGAGCTCAGGATGGAGGCAGAGGAGAGACACGGCACCGGATTTGAAGTGCACCACCAGAAACTG gtgTTCTTCGCCGAGGATGTCGGCTCTAACAAGGGCGCCATCATCGGGCTGATGGTGGGAGGCGTCGTCATAGCGACCGTCATCGTCATCACCCTGGTGATGCTGAGGAAGAAACAGTACACGTCCATCCACCACGGAGTCATCGAG GTGGATGCAGCAGTCACCCCCGAGGAGCGCCACCTGTCCAAAATGCAGCAGAACGGCTACGAGAACCCCACCTACAAGTTTTTCGAGCAGATGCAGAACTGA
- the appa gene encoding amyloid beta (A4) precursor protein a isoform X1, whose translation MGDRMALMLLVVATTALAVEVPTDGGMGLLAEPQVAMFCGKLNMHVDVQSGKWESDPSGTKSCIGTKEGILQYCQEVYPELQITNVVEANQPVSVQNWCKKGRKQCRSHLHIVVPYRCLVGEFVSDALLVPDKCKFLHQERMDMCESHLHWHTVAKESCGDRTLNLHDYGMLLPCGIDRFRGVEFVCCPSDRETDSTEQDEDDSDVWWGGAETDYTDNSMARGAAEPARFTPQQQQEEEETAPAMVEEDDEEEEEGQEVLDNDQDGDGDEDDEEEEDDDDDVIDERDDSEPTTNIAMTTTTTTTTTESVEEVVREVCWANAETGPCRAMLARWYFDREEGRCAQFIYGGCGGNRNNFESEEYCLSVCSNVMPTAAPSPPDAVDRYLETPGDDNEHGHFAKAKESLEAKHRERMSQVMREWEEAEREAKSLPRADKKAVIQRFQEKVEALEQEAASERQQLVETHMARVEALLNDRRRLALESYLTSLQAQPPRPRHVFSLLKKYVRAEQKDRQHTLKHFEHVRMVDPKKAAQIRPQVLTHLRVIDERMNQSLGLLYKVPGVADDIQDQVELLQKEQADMAQQLSNLQSDVRVSYGNDALMPDSLPDSTRASLDLLPQEEDLGMGLDGLGFIHPESFNQVNTGNQVEPVDARPIPDRDFPTRPVSGLKPEEIPELRMEAEERHGTGFEVHHQKLVFFAEDVGSNKGAIIGLMVGGVVIATVIVITLVMLRKKQYTSIHHGVIEVDAAVTPEERHLSKMQQNGYENPTYKFFEQMQN comes from the exons gTGCCGACAGATGGTGGGATGGGCCTGCTGGCGGAGCCCCAGGTGGCCATGTTCTGTGGGAAGCTCAACATGCATGTGGATGTCCAGAGCGGCAAATGGGAGTCTGACCCCTCCGGCACCAAGAGCTGTATCGGCACCAAGGAGGGCATCCTGCAGTACTGTCAGGAG GTATACCCTGAGCTGCAGATCACCAACGTGGTGGaggccaaccagccagtcagcgtCCAGAACTGGTGCAAGAAGGGCCGCAAGCAGTGCCGCAGTCACCTGCACATCGTGGTGCCCTACCGATGCCTAG TGGGGGAGTTTGTCAGTGATGCCCTGCTGGTTCCTGATAAGTGCAAGTTCCTGCACCAGGAGCGCATGGACATGTGTGAGAGCCACCTGCACTGGCACACTGTGGCCAAAGAG TCCTGTGGAGACCGCACTTTGAATCTCCACGACTACGGGATGCTGTTGCCGTGCGGCATCGACCGTTTCCGGGGGGTGGAGTTTGTGTGCTGTCCGTCAGACAGGGAGACCGACAGCACTGAGCAGGACGAGGACGACTCGGATGTGTGGTGGGGAGGAGCCGAGACTGACTACACTGACAACAG TATGGCAAGGGGGGCAGCAGAGCCAGCTAGATTCACACCCCAGCagcaacaggaggaggaggagacagcccCTGCCATGGTAGAGGAagatgatgaggaagaggaggaaggccaGGAGGTGCTGGACAACgaccaggatggagacggggacGAGgacgatgaggaggaggaggatgatgacgaTGACGTCATTGACGAGCGCGATGATAGCGAGCCCACCACCAACATCGCCatgactaccaccaccactactactaccaccgagTCTGTGGAGGAAGTGGTCAGAG AGGTATGTTGGGCGAATGCGGAGACGGGCCCATGCCGTGCCATGCTTGCACGCTGGTACTTTGACCGTGAGGAGGGCCGCTGTGCCCAGTTCATCTATGGCGGCTGTGGGGGCAACCGCAATAACTTTGAGTCGGAGGAGTACTGCCTGTCTGTATGCAGCAACGTCA TGCCCACCGCTGCCCCCAGCCCTCCCGACGCCGTGGACCGTTATCTGGAGACGCCCGGGGATGACAACGAACACGGCCACTTTGCCAAGGCCAAGGAGAGTCTGGAGGCCAAACACCGCGAGAGGATGTCCCAG GTGATGAGGGAgtgggaggaggcagagagggaggccaAGAGTCTACCTCGTGCTGATAAGAAGGCTGTCATCcag CGTTTCCAGGAGAAGGTGGAGGCCCTGGAGCAGGAGGCAGCCAGTGAGAGGCAGCAGCTGGTTGAGACTCACATGGCCCGGGTTGAGGCCCTGCTCAATGACCGCCGTCGCCTGGCCCTGGAGAGCTACCTGACCTCCCTGCAGGCCCAACCACCCAGG cCTCGTCATGTGTTCAGCCTATTGAAGAAGTACGTCCGTGCAGAGCAGAAGGACAGACAGCACACCCTTAAACACTTTGAGCACGTCCGCATGGTCGACCCCAAGAAGGCCGCACAGATCCGACCCCAG GTACTGACCCACCTGCGTGTGATTGATGAGAGGATGAACCAGTCCCTGGGTCTGCTCTACAAGGTGCCCGGAGTGGCCGACGATATCCAGGACCAAGTTg AGTTGCTGCAGAAGGAGCAGGCAGATATGGCCCAGCAGCTGTCCAACCTGCAGAGTGATGTGCGGGTGAGCTACGGAAATGATGCCCTGATGCCTGACAGTCTGCCTGACAGCACCAGGGCCTCCCTGGACCTGCTGCCCCAGGAAGAAGACCTGGGCATGGGCCTGGACGGACTGGGCTTTATCCACCCCGAGAGCTTCAACCAGGTCAACACAGGTAACCAGG ttgAGCCTGTGGATGCCCGCCCTATTCCTGATAGAGATTTTCCAACACGACCAGTGTCTGGTCTGAAGCCAGAGGAGATCCCTGAGCTCAGGATGGAGGCAGAGGAGAGACACGGCACCGGATTTGAAGTGCACCACCAGAAACTG gtgTTCTTCGCCGAGGATGTCGGCTCTAACAAGGGCGCCATCATCGGGCTGATGGTGGGAGGCGTCGTCATAGCGACCGTCATCGTCATCACCCTGGTGATGCTGAGGAAGAAACAGTACACGTCCATCCACCACGGAGTCATCGAG GTGGATGCAGCAGTCACCCCCGAGGAGCGCCACCTGTCCAAAATGCAGCAGAACGGCTACGAGAACCCCACCTACAAGTTTTTCGAGCAGATGCAGAACTGA
- the appa gene encoding amyloid beta (A4) precursor protein a isoform X5 produces the protein MGDRMALMLLVVATTALAVEVPTDGGMGLLAEPQVAMFCGKLNMHVDVQSGKWESDPSGTKSCIGTKEGILQYCQEVYPELQITNVVEANQPVSVQNWCKKGRKQCRSHLHIVVPYRCLVGEFVSDALLVPDKCKFLHQERMDMCESHLHWHTVAKESCGDRTLNLHDYGMLLPCGIDRFRGVEFVCCPSDRETDSTEQDEDDSDVWWGGAETDYTDNSMARGAAEPARFTPQQQQEEEETAPAMVEEDDEEEEEGQEVLDNDQDGDGDEDDEEEEDDDDDVIDERDDSEPTTNIAMTTTTTTTTTESVEEVVRVPTAAPSPPDAVDRYLETPGDDNEHGHFAKAKESLEAKHRERMSQVMREWEEAEREAKSLPRADKKAVIQEKVEALEQEAASERQQLVETHMARVEALLNDRRRLALESYLTSLQAQPPRPRHVFSLLKKYVRAEQKDRQHTLKHFEHVRMVDPKKAAQIRPQVLTHLRVIDERMNQSLGLLYKVPGVADDIQDQVELLQKEQADMAQQLSNLQSDVRVSYGNDALMPDSLPDSTRASLDLLPQEEDLGMGLDGLGFIHPESFNQVNTGNQVEPVDARPIPDRDFPTRPVSGLKPEEIPELRMEAEERHGTGFEVHHQKLVFFAEDVGSNKGAIIGLMVGGVVIATVIVITLVMLRKKQYTSIHHGVIEVDAAVTPEERHLSKMQQNGYENPTYKFFEQMQN, from the exons gTGCCGACAGATGGTGGGATGGGCCTGCTGGCGGAGCCCCAGGTGGCCATGTTCTGTGGGAAGCTCAACATGCATGTGGATGTCCAGAGCGGCAAATGGGAGTCTGACCCCTCCGGCACCAAGAGCTGTATCGGCACCAAGGAGGGCATCCTGCAGTACTGTCAGGAG GTATACCCTGAGCTGCAGATCACCAACGTGGTGGaggccaaccagccagtcagcgtCCAGAACTGGTGCAAGAAGGGCCGCAAGCAGTGCCGCAGTCACCTGCACATCGTGGTGCCCTACCGATGCCTAG TGGGGGAGTTTGTCAGTGATGCCCTGCTGGTTCCTGATAAGTGCAAGTTCCTGCACCAGGAGCGCATGGACATGTGTGAGAGCCACCTGCACTGGCACACTGTGGCCAAAGAG TCCTGTGGAGACCGCACTTTGAATCTCCACGACTACGGGATGCTGTTGCCGTGCGGCATCGACCGTTTCCGGGGGGTGGAGTTTGTGTGCTGTCCGTCAGACAGGGAGACCGACAGCACTGAGCAGGACGAGGACGACTCGGATGTGTGGTGGGGAGGAGCCGAGACTGACTACACTGACAACAG TATGGCAAGGGGGGCAGCAGAGCCAGCTAGATTCACACCCCAGCagcaacaggaggaggaggagacagcccCTGCCATGGTAGAGGAagatgatgaggaagaggaggaaggccaGGAGGTGCTGGACAACgaccaggatggagacggggacGAGgacgatgaggaggaggaggatgatgacgaTGACGTCATTGACGAGCGCGATGATAGCGAGCCCACCACCAACATCGCCatgactaccaccaccactactactaccaccgagTCTGTGGAGGAAGTGGTCAGAG TGCCCACCGCTGCCCCCAGCCCTCCCGACGCCGTGGACCGTTATCTGGAGACGCCCGGGGATGACAACGAACACGGCCACTTTGCCAAGGCCAAGGAGAGTCTGGAGGCCAAACACCGCGAGAGGATGTCCCAG GTGATGAGGGAgtgggaggaggcagagagggaggccaAGAGTCTACCTCGTGCTGATAAGAAGGCTGTCATCcag GAGAAGGTGGAGGCCCTGGAGCAGGAGGCAGCCAGTGAGAGGCAGCAGCTGGTTGAGACTCACATGGCCCGGGTTGAGGCCCTGCTCAATGACCGCCGTCGCCTGGCCCTGGAGAGCTACCTGACCTCCCTGCAGGCCCAACCACCCAGG cCTCGTCATGTGTTCAGCCTATTGAAGAAGTACGTCCGTGCAGAGCAGAAGGACAGACAGCACACCCTTAAACACTTTGAGCACGTCCGCATGGTCGACCCCAAGAAGGCCGCACAGATCCGACCCCAG GTACTGACCCACCTGCGTGTGATTGATGAGAGGATGAACCAGTCCCTGGGTCTGCTCTACAAGGTGCCCGGAGTGGCCGACGATATCCAGGACCAAGTTg AGTTGCTGCAGAAGGAGCAGGCAGATATGGCCCAGCAGCTGTCCAACCTGCAGAGTGATGTGCGGGTGAGCTACGGAAATGATGCCCTGATGCCTGACAGTCTGCCTGACAGCACCAGGGCCTCCCTGGACCTGCTGCCCCAGGAAGAAGACCTGGGCATGGGCCTGGACGGACTGGGCTTTATCCACCCCGAGAGCTTCAACCAGGTCAACACAGGTAACCAGG ttgAGCCTGTGGATGCCCGCCCTATTCCTGATAGAGATTTTCCAACACGACCAGTGTCTGGTCTGAAGCCAGAGGAGATCCCTGAGCTCAGGATGGAGGCAGAGGAGAGACACGGCACCGGATTTGAAGTGCACCACCAGAAACTG gtgTTCTTCGCCGAGGATGTCGGCTCTAACAAGGGCGCCATCATCGGGCTGATGGTGGGAGGCGTCGTCATAGCGACCGTCATCGTCATCACCCTGGTGATGCTGAGGAAGAAACAGTACACGTCCATCCACCACGGAGTCATCGAG GTGGATGCAGCAGTCACCCCCGAGGAGCGCCACCTGTCCAAAATGCAGCAGAACGGCTACGAGAACCCCACCTACAAGTTTTTCGAGCAGATGCAGAACTGA
- the appa gene encoding amyloid beta (A4) precursor protein a isoform X2, with amino-acid sequence MGDRMALMLLVVATTALAVEVPTDGGMGLLAEPQVAMFCGKLNMHVDVQSGKWESDPSGTKSCIGTKEGILQYCQEVYPELQITNVVEANQPVSVQNWCKKGRKQCRSHLHIVVPYRCLVGEFVSDALLVPDKCKFLHQERMDMCESHLHWHTVAKESCGDRTLNLHDYGMLLPCGIDRFRGVEFVCCPSDRETDSTEQDEDDSDVWWGGAETDYTDNSMARGAAEPARFTPQQQQEEEETAPAMVEEDDEEEEEGQEVLDNDQDGDGDEDDEEEEDDDDDVIDERDDSEPTTNIAMTTTTTTTTTESVEEVVREVCWANAETGPCRAMLARWYFDREEGRCAQFIYGGCGGNRNNFESEEYCLSVCSNVMPTAAPSPPDAVDRYLETPGDDNEHGHFAKAKESLEAKHRERMSQVMREWEEAEREAKSLPRADKKAVIQEKVEALEQEAASERQQLVETHMARVEALLNDRRRLALESYLTSLQAQPPRPRHVFSLLKKYVRAEQKDRQHTLKHFEHVRMVDPKKAAQIRPQVLTHLRVIDERMNQSLGLLYKVPGVADDIQDQVELLQKEQADMAQQLSNLQSDVRVSYGNDALMPDSLPDSTRASLDLLPQEEDLGMGLDGLGFIHPESFNQVNTGNQVEPVDARPIPDRDFPTRPVSGLKPEEIPELRMEAEERHGTGFEVHHQKLVFFAEDVGSNKGAIIGLMVGGVVIATVIVITLVMLRKKQYTSIHHGVIEVDAAVTPEERHLSKMQQNGYENPTYKFFEQMQN; translated from the exons gTGCCGACAGATGGTGGGATGGGCCTGCTGGCGGAGCCCCAGGTGGCCATGTTCTGTGGGAAGCTCAACATGCATGTGGATGTCCAGAGCGGCAAATGGGAGTCTGACCCCTCCGGCACCAAGAGCTGTATCGGCACCAAGGAGGGCATCCTGCAGTACTGTCAGGAG GTATACCCTGAGCTGCAGATCACCAACGTGGTGGaggccaaccagccagtcagcgtCCAGAACTGGTGCAAGAAGGGCCGCAAGCAGTGCCGCAGTCACCTGCACATCGTGGTGCCCTACCGATGCCTAG TGGGGGAGTTTGTCAGTGATGCCCTGCTGGTTCCTGATAAGTGCAAGTTCCTGCACCAGGAGCGCATGGACATGTGTGAGAGCCACCTGCACTGGCACACTGTGGCCAAAGAG TCCTGTGGAGACCGCACTTTGAATCTCCACGACTACGGGATGCTGTTGCCGTGCGGCATCGACCGTTTCCGGGGGGTGGAGTTTGTGTGCTGTCCGTCAGACAGGGAGACCGACAGCACTGAGCAGGACGAGGACGACTCGGATGTGTGGTGGGGAGGAGCCGAGACTGACTACACTGACAACAG TATGGCAAGGGGGGCAGCAGAGCCAGCTAGATTCACACCCCAGCagcaacaggaggaggaggagacagcccCTGCCATGGTAGAGGAagatgatgaggaagaggaggaaggccaGGAGGTGCTGGACAACgaccaggatggagacggggacGAGgacgatgaggaggaggaggatgatgacgaTGACGTCATTGACGAGCGCGATGATAGCGAGCCCACCACCAACATCGCCatgactaccaccaccactactactaccaccgagTCTGTGGAGGAAGTGGTCAGAG AGGTATGTTGGGCGAATGCGGAGACGGGCCCATGCCGTGCCATGCTTGCACGCTGGTACTTTGACCGTGAGGAGGGCCGCTGTGCCCAGTTCATCTATGGCGGCTGTGGGGGCAACCGCAATAACTTTGAGTCGGAGGAGTACTGCCTGTCTGTATGCAGCAACGTCA TGCCCACCGCTGCCCCCAGCCCTCCCGACGCCGTGGACCGTTATCTGGAGACGCCCGGGGATGACAACGAACACGGCCACTTTGCCAAGGCCAAGGAGAGTCTGGAGGCCAAACACCGCGAGAGGATGTCCCAG GTGATGAGGGAgtgggaggaggcagagagggaggccaAGAGTCTACCTCGTGCTGATAAGAAGGCTGTCATCcag GAGAAGGTGGAGGCCCTGGAGCAGGAGGCAGCCAGTGAGAGGCAGCAGCTGGTTGAGACTCACATGGCCCGGGTTGAGGCCCTGCTCAATGACCGCCGTCGCCTGGCCCTGGAGAGCTACCTGACCTCCCTGCAGGCCCAACCACCCAGG cCTCGTCATGTGTTCAGCCTATTGAAGAAGTACGTCCGTGCAGAGCAGAAGGACAGACAGCACACCCTTAAACACTTTGAGCACGTCCGCATGGTCGACCCCAAGAAGGCCGCACAGATCCGACCCCAG GTACTGACCCACCTGCGTGTGATTGATGAGAGGATGAACCAGTCCCTGGGTCTGCTCTACAAGGTGCCCGGAGTGGCCGACGATATCCAGGACCAAGTTg AGTTGCTGCAGAAGGAGCAGGCAGATATGGCCCAGCAGCTGTCCAACCTGCAGAGTGATGTGCGGGTGAGCTACGGAAATGATGCCCTGATGCCTGACAGTCTGCCTGACAGCACCAGGGCCTCCCTGGACCTGCTGCCCCAGGAAGAAGACCTGGGCATGGGCCTGGACGGACTGGGCTTTATCCACCCCGAGAGCTTCAACCAGGTCAACACAGGTAACCAGG ttgAGCCTGTGGATGCCCGCCCTATTCCTGATAGAGATTTTCCAACACGACCAGTGTCTGGTCTGAAGCCAGAGGAGATCCCTGAGCTCAGGATGGAGGCAGAGGAGAGACACGGCACCGGATTTGAAGTGCACCACCAGAAACTG gtgTTCTTCGCCGAGGATGTCGGCTCTAACAAGGGCGCCATCATCGGGCTGATGGTGGGAGGCGTCGTCATAGCGACCGTCATCGTCATCACCCTGGTGATGCTGAGGAAGAAACAGTACACGTCCATCCACCACGGAGTCATCGAG GTGGATGCAGCAGTCACCCCCGAGGAGCGCCACCTGTCCAAAATGCAGCAGAACGGCTACGAGAACCCCACCTACAAGTTTTTCGAGCAGATGCAGAACTGA